The genomic region CTGGAGATTCTACAGGCGATTGAGGAGGCGGCACATGGCCACTAGGTCCCACGTGGAGTTCGCCGCGGAGTTGAAGCCCACCTGGTGCCCGGGCTGCGGGGACTACGGGGTCCTCTCCTGCATGTTCAAGGCCATGGCGGAGCTGGACCTGGCGCCGGAAAACGTGGCGCTGATCACGGGCATCGGCTGCAGCAGCCGGGTGGCAGGGTTCGTGAACACCTACGGCTTCAACGCGGTCCACGGCCGCGCGCTGCCGATGGCGCTCGGCGTGAAGATGGCCAACCCGAACCTGACGGTCATCGCGGCCGGCGGGGACGGGGACGGCTTCGCCATCGGGGGCGGCCACATCCCCCACATCGCCCGGAAGAACATCGACATCACCTACCTCGTCATGGACAACCAGAACTACGGGCTCACCAAGGGGCAGGTATCCCCCACCTCCATGCTGAGCTACGAGACCGGCACGACCCCGTACGGCTCGATCGAAATGCCGCTGAACCCCGTCGCGCTGGCCCTGACCTATGGGGCGACGTTCGTGGCCCGGGGGTACAGCAGCAACGTGAAGGAGACCACGGACCTCATCGCGAAGGGGATCACCCATCCCGGGTTCGCCTTCCTGCAGATCCTCTCCCCGTGCCCCGTCTTCAACAAGGTGGACACCTTCAAGGCCTTCTCCACCCGCATCCAGCCGATGCCGGAGGGCTGGGACCCGACCAACCGGCTCGCGGCCCTGACGCTCGCCCTGACGGAAGAAAAGGTCCACCTCGGCATCTTCTACCAGGTGGAGGTGCCCACCTACGAGGCTCGCTGGGAGGACCTGCGGGCAAAGTCGAAGGCCGAGGGGCACGCCAGCCTGGAGGCCCTCGTCCAGCGCTACCTGTAGCGTAGCACCGAACGCGACGCCCGCACCGAGGCCAGGGCCGGGCCTTTCGATCCCCACCCCAGCGAAACGGTGACCGGACTTCCCCGCGCTCCCCGACGGGGAGCGTTGCGCTCCGTCCGACCCGGCCCCCACGAAGGAGGACGAACCATGGCGGTAAAGGTGGGAGAGAAAGCCCCGGAGTTCACCCTGGTGGATACCGGGCTCAAGCCCCGCTCCCTGAGGGACTTCCTGGGGAAGACGACCGTCCTGGCCTTCTACCCGGCGGCGTTCACCGGGGTCTGCACCAAGGAGATGTGCACCTTCCGGGACAGCCTGGGCCAGCTCAACGGCATCGGGGCCCAGGTGGTGGGGATCAGCGCGGACACTCCTTTCTCCAACAAGGCCTTTGCCGAGCAAAACGGCCTCACCTTCCCGGTCCTGAGCGACTACAACCGGGAGGTCATCAAGGCCTTCGGCATCGCCTTCCCGGACCTGGCCGGGCTGAAGGGCCTCACGGTCGCCAAGCGCTCGGTCTTCGTGCT from Candidatus Methylomirabilis sp. harbors:
- a CDS encoding peroxiredoxin, translating into MAVKVGEKAPEFTLVDTGLKPRSLRDFLGKTTVLAFYPAAFTGVCTKEMCTFRDSLGQLNGIGAQVVGISADTPFSNKAFAEQNGLTFPVLSDYNREVIKAFGIAFPDLAGLKGLTVAKRSVFVLDKQGVVRYAWVSEDPKKEPDYAEVAKAAQSLK
- a CDS encoding 2-oxoacid:ferredoxin oxidoreductase subunit beta, whose amino-acid sequence is MATRSHVEFAAELKPTWCPGCGDYGVLSCMFKAMAELDLAPENVALITGIGCSSRVAGFVNTYGFNAVHGRALPMALGVKMANPNLTVIAAGGDGDGFAIGGGHIPHIARKNIDITYLVMDNQNYGLTKGQVSPTSMLSYETGTTPYGSIEMPLNPVALALTYGATFVARGYSSNVKETTDLIAKGITHPGFAFLQILSPCPVFNKVDTFKAFSTRIQPMPEGWDPTNRLAALTLALTEEKVHLGIFYQVEVPTYEARWEDLRAKSKAEGHASLEALVQRYL